ATCCGTCCCGGTTGCCCGAGCTTGCCGGGGCCGAGCCGCGCGGACCGGCCCACTACGACGACAAACCTGCCATGCGGGAAGCACTGCGGGGTGCCTCCACCCTCGTGCTCATCTCCTCGCACCCCACCGGCAAACGGCTGGAGGAACACGCCACCGTCATCGAGGCCGGACGGGAAGCAGGCATCGACCGGGTGCTGTACGTATCGCTGATCGGTTCCGATGTGATCGCGACCTACCGCAACGCCCGCGACCACTGGTTGACCGAGCAGTTCCTGGCCGGATCCGGGCTCCGCCACACGGTGTTCCGCTCCGGCCTCTACGCCTCCACCCCGGCCGCCCTCGCCGACGACGAGCTCGTCGTTCGCGGGCCGGGCGGATCCGGTCGGGTCGCCTTCGTCACCCACGAGGACATCGCCGCCGCGATCACGGCCGTCGCCCTCGACGAGGACAACACCGAACACGACGGCGCCGTCCTCGACGTCACCGGCCCCGAAGCTCTGACCCTGGAGGAGGCGGTCTCCCGGATCGCCGAATCCACCGGCAAGCCCTACCGCTACGAGGACGAGAGCCTCGAGGAGGCCTTCGAGCGGCGGTGGCGGCTGGGCGTCAGCGGCGCGCAGATCGAAGCGTGGATCTCCTGGTTCCAGGCCATCGCCCGCGACGAGATCTCCGCGGTCACCGATGTCGTGCCCCGACTGACCGGATCCCCGGCGACCCCGGTGCAGCACGCGGGGTGGTGGCCCGAGCCGAACACGGCGTGGTGACAGCTCGCCGCGCGGTGGGCCGGTCGGCGACATCTCCTCACGACGTGTCGGCCACCCGGCCGTAGTCTTCGAGGTGATCTCAACGAGACAGTAGCGGGCACCTGTGGTCGTCGAGTGCGGACGTGCCGTAAGAAAGGCGGCGCTCCCCTGGTTGGGCCGGTTTCACCACAAGATCGGGTCCGACGACCAAGGGCTCTCCCCCGCCCCAGAAAGATCAAACCCATCGTCCAAGCCGCACTCGTTCTCACCCTGCTCGAAGTTCGAGCAGTAGCGTCGTTCGGGGAGCTACTGCTCGAACGCTCAGAAGGGTCAACCTGCGAGCGTGAAATCCATCGACGGACGAGTCAGGGAAACACTGTGCACAGTGCGGGCGAACTTTCGACTTTGCTGCGCCATCCGCCCACTGGCTCTTCTCCCCACCACGAGTATCCTTGAGGATCGGTCCATGCAGGTTCTTTTGCGGGGCCGCCATTAAGGTGAATATGATACATCATCGCTGCTTGCCGAAATGATGATCCCTGCGATGGGGAATCCCTCGCCTCAACGAGTGGAACCGAGGTCACGTAATCCAGTTCGACATCTCCGAACTGTGTCCCGAACAG
This genomic stretch from Actinopolyspora halophila DSM 43834 harbors:
- a CDS encoding NAD(P)H-binding protein, with the translated sequence MPEQNHPTVAVTGATGALGSRIAAELAERGAFQLLVARDPSRLPELAGAEPRGPAHYDDKPAMREALRGASTLVLISSHPTGKRLEEHATVIEAGREAGIDRVLYVSLIGSDVIATYRNARDHWLTEQFLAGSGLRHTVFRSGLYASTPAALADDELVVRGPGGSGRVAFVTHEDIAAAITAVALDEDNTEHDGAVLDVTGPEALTLEEAVSRIAESTGKPYRYEDESLEEAFERRWRLGVSGAQIEAWISWFQAIARDEISAVTDVVPRLTGSPATPVQHAGWWPEPNTAW